One genomic segment of bacterium includes these proteins:
- a CDS encoding Rrf2 family transcriptional regulator: MKITTKVRYGLRALLQIAVSYDGKPVPLSSIAESQEISRKYLEQLVAALRKADLVGSRKGVHGGYYLISEPKDISLWDVFLTLEGQTPLVECVPNPDSCERSAFCTTRSIWELLDMKLKEFWEGFTLQDLMDRLPEIERSLDESRKAPQV; encoded by the coding sequence GTGAAAATCACCACCAAAGTCCGCTACGGACTCCGCGCGCTACTGCAGATCGCCGTCAGCTACGACGGCAAGCCCGTCCCTCTCAGCTCCATCGCCGAATCCCAGGAAATCAGCCGCAAGTATCTGGAGCAACTCGTCGCCGCGCTGCGCAAGGCCGACCTGGTCGGCAGCCGCAAGGGCGTTCACGGCGGCTATTACCTGATCAGCGAGCCCAAGGACATCTCGCTCTGGGACGTCTTCCTGACGCTGGAAGGGCAGACGCCGCTGGTCGAATGCGTCCCCAATCCCGATTCGTGCGAGAGATCCGCCTTCTGCACCACGCGCAGCATCTGGGAACTGCTCGACATGAAGCTCAAGGAGTTCTGGGAGGGCTTCACCCTCCAGGATCTGATGGATCGCCTGCCCGAGATCGAACGATCGCTGGACGAGAGCAGGAAAGCGCCTCAGGTCTAG
- the nadE gene encoding NAD(+) synthase, which produces MFDRNVLDLDLDKTVETIKTRLRELVSRRMLRRGAVVAMSGGIDSSVTAALAVEALGPKKVFGLLLPERDSSAASRSLGAQLAEHLGIAYAVEDIAPALEAIGCYRWRDAAYREVFPGYGEGWKAKIVLPPDLMDSDRMNVYRLVVQDPGGDMHEERLPLKAYLQIVAATNFKQRIRKTMEYFHADRLNYAVMGTPNRLEYDQGFFVKNGDGSADIKPIAHLYKTQVYALARHLGLPEEICTVVPTTDTYSLPQGQDEFYFVLPYAEMDLLLWAMNHDVTAAAAARALGLEQVQVERVYRDIERKRATTLPLHLPPQLIENVPEIVK; this is translated from the coding sequence ATGTTCGACCGCAACGTACTCGACCTGGACCTGGACAAGACCGTAGAGACGATCAAGACCCGGCTGCGCGAGCTCGTGTCGCGCCGCATGCTGCGCCGCGGCGCCGTGGTCGCCATGAGCGGGGGCATCGACAGCAGCGTGACCGCGGCGCTGGCCGTGGAGGCCCTGGGCCCCAAGAAGGTCTTCGGCCTGCTGCTGCCCGAGCGCGACTCGTCGGCCGCGAGCCGCTCGCTGGGCGCGCAGCTCGCCGAGCACCTGGGCATCGCGTACGCGGTGGAGGATATCGCGCCGGCGCTGGAGGCGATCGGCTGCTACCGCTGGCGCGACGCGGCCTACCGCGAGGTCTTTCCCGGGTACGGCGAGGGCTGGAAGGCCAAGATCGTGCTGCCGCCGGACCTGATGGACTCCGACCGCATGAACGTCTACCGGCTGGTGGTGCAGGATCCCGGCGGCGACATGCACGAGGAGCGGCTGCCGCTGAAGGCGTACCTGCAGATAGTGGCCGCGACGAACTTCAAGCAGCGCATCCGCAAGACCATGGAGTACTTCCACGCCGACAGGCTGAACTACGCCGTGATGGGCACCCCCAACCGGCTCGAATACGACCAGGGCTTCTTCGTGAAGAACGGCGACGGGTCGGCCGACATCAAGCCCATCGCCCACCTCTACAAGACGCAGGTCTACGCCCTGGCGCGGCACCTGGGTCTGCCCGAGGAGATCTGCACCGTCGTGCCGACCACCGACACATATTCGCTGCCCCAGGGCCAGGACGAGTTCTACTTCGTGCTGCCCTACGCCGAGATGGACCTGTTGCTGTGGGCGATGAACCACGACGTGACGGCCGCCGCGGCGGCGCGGGCGCTGGGCCTGGAGCAGGTGCAGGTCGAGCGCGTCTATCGCGACATCGAGCGCAAGCGCGCCACCACGCTGCCGCTGCACCTGCCGCCGCAGCTGATCGAGAACGTCCCGGAGATCGTCAAATGA